GCGGCGGAGGGCGGCGAATTTGTCCTGGAAGGCCGCGTCTGTGGCGTGAGGCAGCAGGCCGAGGAGATCGCAGGGGTACTGAACCCACTGCGGGCCGACGGTCTCGGCGAGGAGGTCGGCGAGCTGGGGATTGGCTTTGACGAGGAAGCGGCGGTGGGTGACGCCGTTGGTTTTGTTGGTGAATTTGTCGGGGTAGAACTGGTGGAAGTTGCTCATGACCCGTTCTTTGAGGATGCGGGTGTGGAGCTGGGCGACGCCGTTGACGCTGTGGCTGCCGGCGATGGCGAGGTGGGCCATGTGGATCCGTCCGTCGGCCACGACGGCCATTGAACGGATGCGGTCCCAGTCGCCGGGGTAGCGCTGCCACAGTTCGCGGCAGAAGCGTTCGTTGATTTCGTTGACGATAATGAAGAGGCGCGGCAGGAGGGCCTGGAATAGATCGACGGGCCACGTTTCGAGGGCTTCGGGGAGGATGGTGTGGTTTGTGTAGGAGATGGTAGCGACGGTGAGGCTCCAGGCTTCGTCCCAGCCCATGCCGTGCTCGTCGATGAGGAGGCGCATGAGCTCGGGGACGGCCAGCGCCGGATGGGTGTCGTTGATGTGGACGGCGACATACTCGCTGAGGCGGGAGAGGAGTATGTCCCGGCGGATCAGGTCGGCGAGGATGGACTGGAGGCTGGCGCTGGTGAGGAAGTAGTGCTGTTTGAGCCTCAGCGCCCGGCCGTCGTGGGTGGAGTCGTCGGGGTAGAGGACGCTGGTGATGGTTTCGACGTCGTTTTTGTATTCGATGGTTTTGAGGCAGTCGTTGCGATTGGTGGCCGAGCAGATGAAGTCGGTGCGGTGCGGCTCGGCGCTCCAGAGGCGGAGGGTGTTGACGGTGTCGCTCCGGTAGCCGACCATGGGAACGTCGTAGGGGACGGCCAGCACTGTTTCGTAGTTTTCGTGACGGTAGCGGAGCTTGCCGTTGAGTTCGGCGGCGACGGCGCCGCCGAAGCGGATGTCGACGGCTTCGCCCTCGCGGCGGAATTCGTAGATGAAGCCGGTTTTGAGCCAGTCGTCGGGGACTTCGATCTGCCGGCCGCCGACGATGCCCTGCTCGAAGAAGCCGTAGCGGTACCTGAGGCCGCAGCCGTGGCCGGGAAGCCCTTCGGCGGCCATGGAGTCGAGGTAGCAGGCGGCGAGGCGGCCGAGGCCGCCGTTACCCAGGCCGGGGTCTTCTTCGCTGTCGAGGAGGGCGCCGAGGTCGACGCCGAGGTCGAAGAGGGCGGCGGCGACGGTGTCGCGGATGCCGAGGTTGATAAGGTACATGTCGGTGAGACGGCCGAGGAGGAACTCAATAGACAGGTAGTAGACCTGCTTCTCCTGGCGCTGGCGGCTGCGCGACTGCAGCCACCGCCGGCCAATACTGTCCCGGATGAGGCTGCTGAGCGCCTGGTACCTCTCGCCGTCGGTCGTCTCTTCGAGCGGTTTGCCGTGCAGCTGCGCCACTTTGTCCTGATACTGCCGTTGGAATTCTTCTTTGTCGATGTGCATGGGCGGCCTCCTTGACGACGAGTTGGTCGTATAGTTCGCTGTAGCGCCGCGCCGATCTCTCCCAGCCATAGTCGCCGCTCATGGCGGCTTTGACGAGGGAGCGCCAGGCGGGCCGGTCGCTGTAGTGGGAGAGCGCCCAGCGCAGGGTGTGGAGCAGGTCGTGGGCGTTGTAGTTGGCGAAGCTGAAGCCGTTGCCTTCGCCGGTGTACTGGTTGAAGGGACGGACGGTGTCGCGCAGGCCGCCGGTCTCGCGGACGAGCGGCAGGGCGCCGTAGCGCATGGCGGCGAGCTGGGCGAGGCCGCAGGGCTCGAAGAGCGAGGGCATGAGGAAGAGGTCGGCGGCGGCGAGGATGCGGCGGTACATGGCGTCGTCGAAGGGGAGGACGGTGGCCTGGCCGGGGTGGCGGA
The sequence above is a segment of the Sporomusaceae bacterium genome. Coding sequences within it:
- a CDS encoding glycogen/starch/alpha-glucan phosphorylase, which translates into the protein MHIDKEEFQRQYQDKVAQLHGKPLEETTDGERYQALSSLIRDSIGRRWLQSRSRQRQEKQVYYLSIEFLLGRLTDMYLINLGIRDTVAAALFDLGVDLGALLDSEEDPGLGNGGLGRLAACYLDSMAAEGLPGHGCGLRYRYGFFEQGIVGGRQIEVPDDWLKTGFIYEFRREGEAVDIRFGGAVAAELNGKLRYRHENYETVLAVPYDVPMVGYRSDTVNTLRLWSAEPHRTDFICSATNRNDCLKTIEYKNDVETITSVLYPDDSTHDGRALRLKQHYFLTSASLQSILADLIRRDILLSRLSEYVAVHINDTHPALAVPELMRLLIDEHGMGWDEAWSLTVATISYTNHTILPEALETWPVDLFQALLPRLFIIVNEINERFCRELWQRYPGDWDRIRSMAVVADGRIHMAHLAIAGSHSVNGVAQLHTRILKERVMSNFHQFYPDKFTNKTNGVTHRRFLVKANPQLADLLAETVGPQWVQYPCDLLGLLPHATDAAFQDKFAALRRYHKGKLAAHIRDTTGLKVDPDAIFDTHVKRIHGYKRQTMNAFHIMHLYNRLKADPGMDITPRAFIFGGKAAPAYRLAKLAIKFINDLAAVVNNDKSINDKIKVIFLENYNVSLLELLLPATDVSEQIPTASREACGTGNMKFIMNGAVIIGTLDGGNIEILNAVGEDNIITFGLTADEVLAIYERGGYNPWDIYNGDERVRTVLDQLVSGFLPGGPDEYRPIFDSFLHHGDHFLVLKDFAAYVDAQKELERRYRDRRRWLDMAIRNIAHSGKFSGDRTFTEYAVDIWRLRPEAPVRCYCSADDAFARAQSGCTLSHRPALQATLSNATYN